The proteins below are encoded in one region of Carcharodon carcharias isolate sCarCar2 chromosome 2, sCarCar2.pri, whole genome shotgun sequence:
- the LOC121275445 gene encoding 60S ribosomal protein L22-like 1 isoform X1, translating to MAPKKSSVLLKGKKKSVWRFTLNLSNPVEDGILDCSNFEQFLREKVKVGGKAGNLGSIVQIESLKNKITVTSTRKFSKRYLKYLTKKYLKKNNLRDWLRVIASDKESYELRYFQISQDEEESETED from the exons AAGAAGTCGTCTGTGCTCCTTAAGGGCAAGAAGAAATCCGTCTGGAggttcactctcaacctctccaaccCAGTGGAAGATGGGATCCTCGACTGCAGCAACTTT GAGCAGTTTCTGCGGGAGAAGGTGAAGGTTGGTGGGAAGGCCGGAAACCTGGGCAGCATCGTCCAGATCGAGAGCCTGAAAAACAAGATCACTGTCACCTCAACCAGAAAGTTCTCCAAAAG ATACCTGAAGTACCTGACCAAAAAGTACCTGAAGAAGAACAATCTGCGAGACTGGCTGCGGGTTATCGCCTCCGATAAAGAAAGCTACGAACTCCGCTACTTCCAAATCAGCCAGGATGAGGAGGAGTCCGAAACTGAGGATTGA
- the LOC121275445 gene encoding 60S ribosomal protein L22-like 1 isoform X2, with protein sequence MAPKSSVLLKGKKKSVWRFTLNLSNPVEDGILDCSNFEQFLREKVKVGGKAGNLGSIVQIESLKNKITVTSTRKFSKRYLKYLTKKYLKKNNLRDWLRVIASDKESYELRYFQISQDEEESETED encoded by the exons AAGTCGTCTGTGCTCCTTAAGGGCAAGAAGAAATCCGTCTGGAggttcactctcaacctctccaaccCAGTGGAAGATGGGATCCTCGACTGCAGCAACTTT GAGCAGTTTCTGCGGGAGAAGGTGAAGGTTGGTGGGAAGGCCGGAAACCTGGGCAGCATCGTCCAGATCGAGAGCCTGAAAAACAAGATCACTGTCACCTCAACCAGAAAGTTCTCCAAAAG ATACCTGAAGTACCTGACCAAAAAGTACCTGAAGAAGAACAATCTGCGAGACTGGCTGCGGGTTATCGCCTCCGATAAAGAAAGCTACGAACTCCGCTACTTCCAAATCAGCCAGGATGAGGAGGAGTCCGAAACTGAGGATTGA